In Onychostoma macrolepis isolate SWU-2019 chromosome 04, ASM1243209v1, whole genome shotgun sequence, one DNA window encodes the following:
- the LOC131538751 gene encoding piggyBac transposable element-derived protein 4-like, producing MSVPFPATVMTRDRFRALSWNIHLSDPEEDVRNDQKKGTPQHDKLFRIQPLMDDIRNACQAHYHPRKELAVDERMVATKAKTGMTQYMKEKPTKWGIKLFVLAESSNGYTLNFNLYVGKSHIPSVHGLSYDAVMDLIQPSHLGTGYHIYMDNFYTSPKLFLGLANINFGACGTYRDNRKGCPSSRANALNKKSKRGSVRWIREGPIVFVKWMDTREVSMCSTIHPAFSGETVQRRVKDGVGHWAVKDIPCPTPIIAYNKNMGGVDLSDQLLQYYSTHRRTACWYRTMFLHFVDIATTNAYILHREISHTKQVQHMTHKNFLVELVSQLCGVDKAGAVIQRSTDHVPVAIDVATDVKKKATQGRRICHRCQQVEKKRNLTPWKCKACDVALCLIVDRNCFEEWHR from the coding sequence ATGTCTGTGCCGTTTCCAGCCACTGTCATGACAAGAGACAGATTCAGGGCGTTATCGTGGAACATCCACCTCAGTGATCCAGAGGAGGATGTCAGAAATGACCAGAAGAAGGGAACACCACAGCATGACAAGCTGTTCAGAATCCAACCTCTGATGGATGACATTCGGAATGCCTGCCAGGCTCATTACCACCCAAGGAAGGAACTGGCAGTCGATGAGAGAATGGTGGCAACCAAAGCAAAAACTGGCATGACCCAATATATGAAGGAAAAACCAACAAAATGGGGGATCAAGCTGTTTGTGTTGGCAGAGTCAAGTAATGGCTACACACTGAACTTCAACCTGTATGTGGGCAAATCACACATACCAAGCGTACATGGACTGTCGTATGATGCTGTCATGGACCTTATTCAGCCATCACATCTTGGGACAGGATACCATATTTATATGGACAATTTCTACACAAGCCCCAAACTGTTCCTTGGTTTGGCTAACATTAACTTTGGAGCCTGTGGTACCTACAGGGACAACAGGAAAGGGTGTCCTAGTAGCAGAGCAAATGCCCTCAACAAAAAATCCAAGAGAGGCAGCGTAAGATGGATCAGAGAGGGCCCCATTGTCTTTGTGAAGTGGATGGACACACGGGAGGTGTCGATGTGCTCCACAATCCATCCAGCATTTTCTGGTGAGACTGTCCAGAGGAGAGTGAAGGATGGAGTTGGACACTGGGCAGTAAAAGACATTCCCTGCCCTACCCCCATCATTGCCTACAACAAGAACATGGGAGGGGTTGACCTGTCAGACCAGCTTCTCCAGTATTACTCGACCCATCGCAGAACTGCTTGCTGGTACCGTACCATGTTTCTGCACTTTGTGGACATAGCTACAACAAATGCCTACATCCTACACCGTGAGATAAGCCACACAAAACAGGTTCAGCACATGACACACAAGAACTTCCTGGTAGAACTGGTGTCCCAGCTGTGTGGAGTGGACAAGGCAGGAGCTGTCATCCAGAGGAGCACCGACCATGTTCCTGTTGCCATTGACGTGGCTACAGATGTCAAAAAGAAAGCCACACAAGGCCGCAGGATCTGCCATCGTTGCCAGCAAGTGGAGAAGAAAAGGAACCTCACACCATGGAAATGCAAGGCCTGTGATGTAGCCCTCTGTCTCATTGTTGACAGAAACTGTTTTGAGGAGTggcacagataa